One genomic segment of Alphaproteobacteria bacterium includes these proteins:
- the deoA gene encoding thymidine phosphorylase, whose amino-acid sequence MASEGGGAFLPQEIIRRKRNGEILTSDEISFFIKSLSDNSITEGQVAAWAMAVFFQGLERGETVALTEAMRDSGSVLEWSGMALPGPLLDKHSTGGVGDKVSLLLAPMVAAAGGCVPMISGRGLGHTGGTLDKLDSIPGYDTAPSIEVFRRVVADAGCAIIGQTADLAPADRRLYGIRDVTATVESIPLITASILSKKLAAGLDGLVMDVKFGSGAFAATEAQAEELARSIVEVANGAGLRTTARLSDMNQVLGLSAGNAVEVREAIDFLRGDERQSRLHELTLALTAELLVTGGLAPDVGEGREMARKTLESGAAAERFAAMVAALGGPADLLERPEQVTLAEHELAVLAEQAGVVAALDVRRIGLAIIALGGGRRRAGDAIDHGVGLTRLAGPGDEVGPERPLCLVHARGPAAAEEAAREIRAAVTLGNHAPPGPLVLERIAS is encoded by the coding sequence ATGGCGAGTGAAGGCGGCGGGGCTTTCCTGCCCCAGGAAATCATTCGCAGGAAACGCAACGGTGAAATCTTAACCTCAGACGAAATTTCTTTTTTTATCAAATCGTTATCGGATAATTCTATTACGGAAGGTCAAGTTGCCGCCTGGGCCATGGCGGTCTTCTTTCAGGGCCTCGAGCGGGGCGAAACGGTGGCCCTGACCGAAGCCATGCGGGACTCGGGAAGCGTGCTCGAGTGGTCGGGAATGGCTTTGCCCGGCCCACTTCTCGACAAGCACTCGACAGGCGGCGTGGGCGACAAGGTGTCGCTTCTGCTGGCCCCCATGGTGGCGGCGGCGGGAGGCTGCGTGCCGATGATCTCGGGGCGCGGGCTGGGCCACACCGGCGGCACGCTGGACAAGCTCGACAGCATCCCGGGTTACGATACGGCACCCTCGATCGAGGTTTTCCGCCGCGTCGTGGCCGACGCCGGTTGCGCCATCATCGGCCAGACCGCTGATCTGGCGCCCGCCGACCGCCGGCTCTACGGTATCCGTGACGTCACGGCGACTGTCGAATCGATCCCCCTGATCACCGCCTCGATCCTCTCCAAGAAGCTGGCCGCCGGCCTCGATGGTTTGGTCATGGACGTTAAGTTCGGCTCTGGCGCCTTCGCCGCCACCGAGGCCCAGGCCGAGGAACTGGCCCGCAGCATCGTCGAGGTGGCCAACGGCGCCGGGCTCAGGACCACGGCGCGCTTGAGCGACATGAACCAAGTCCTGGGGCTCTCCGCCGGCAACGCCGTCGAAGTACGGGAAGCCATCGATTTCCTGCGCGGCGATGAGCGCCAATCGCGCCTCCATGAGCTGACGCTGGCGCTGACGGCGGAGTTGCTGGTGACCGGCGGCCTGGCGCCGGATGTCGGCGAGGGCCGGGAGATGGCGCGAAAAACCCTCGAGAGCGGCGCCGCGGCCGAGCGTTTCGCGGCCATGGTGGCGGCGCTTGGCGGCCCTGCCGATCTGCTCGAACGCCCCGAGCAAGTGACGCTGGCGGAGCACGAGTTGGCGGTGTTGGCGGAGCAGGCGGGAGTTGTCGCGGCCCTTGATGTGCGCCGCATCGGCCTTGCCATCATCGCGCTGGGTGGCGGCCGGCGGCGGGCCGGCGACGCCATCGACCACGGCGTCGGCCTCACGCGCCTGGCCGGCCCGGGCGACGAAGTCGGGCCCGAACGGCCGCTCTGCCTGGTGCATGCCCGCGGCCCGGCCGCCGCCGAGGAGGCGGCCCGGGAGATCCGCGCCGCCGTGACGCTGGGTAACCATGCCCCGCCTGGTCCGCTGGTCCTCGAGCGCATCGCGTCATGA
- a CDS encoding phosphoribosylanthranilate isomerase, producing MPTRVKVCCMMSPEEARLAVECGADAVGLVSEMPSGAGVIGDDLAAEIAAGVPPGVMSVLLTNRQSVSAIVAQQRAVAANALQLVDELPAGGQAELRLALPGISLIQVVHVRGPEALDEARAVAPQVDAVLLDSGNPELAVKELGGTGRVHDWDLSSRIVAALEIPVFLAGGLHAGNVGEAIARVRPYGVDLCNGVRTAGKLDEAKLRAFFAAVALTFLN from the coding sequence GTGCCCACACGCGTCAAGGTCTGCTGCATGATGAGCCCGGAGGAGGCCCGGCTGGCCGTAGAATGCGGTGCCGATGCCGTCGGTCTGGTCAGTGAGATGCCCAGCGGTGCCGGCGTCATCGGCGACGACCTGGCGGCCGAGATCGCCGCCGGGGTGCCGCCGGGCGTGATGAGCGTGCTGCTGACCAACCGCCAATCGGTCTCCGCCATCGTCGCCCAGCAGCGCGCCGTGGCCGCCAATGCCCTGCAGCTGGTCGACGAACTGCCGGCCGGCGGCCAGGCCGAGCTGCGCCTGGCATTGCCTGGAATTTCGCTGATTCAAGTCGTTCACGTCCGTGGCCCCGAGGCCCTGGACGAAGCCCGCGCCGTGGCGCCTCAGGTCGATGCCGTGCTGCTCGATTCCGGCAATCCCGAACTCGCGGTGAAAGAGCTCGGCGGCACCGGCCGGGTGCACGACTGGGACCTCAGCAGCCGCATCGTGGCGGCGCTGGAGATCCCGGTCTTCCTGGCCGGCGGCCTTCACGCCGGCAACGTCGGCGAAGCCATCGCCCGGGTGCGGCCCTACGGCGTAGACCTCTGCAACGGCGTGCGCACGGCCGGCAAACTCGACGAGGCCAAGCTACGCGCCTTCTTCGCCGCCGTCGCCTTAACCTTCCTTAATTAA
- the add gene encoding adenosine deaminase: MIPKAELHVHLEGTARPELVRRLARRHGMTLPPERFGPDGEFVWRDFPDFLELYDIAAAVIRTPDDYREVTRDYLVRSAAEGAIYVELMSSPDHAAQNGMSYSDHLEGIAAGIEEARAECGIEGRIIVTCVRHFGPERGLEIAGQVVAEPHPLVVGFGMGGDEAAYPAGAFAGVFGHVAAAGLACTVHAGEWAGPESVRQAIETLPVKRLGHGVRASEDPALVAEIAERGLVLEICPGSNLATGMYASPEAHPFPELLRAGLAVTLNSDDPPYFATSIGREYDFAARHFGLDDEALRALTRTALEAAFVDHAIKAALLGKASASP; encoded by the coding sequence ATGATCCCCAAGGCCGAGCTCCACGTTCACCTCGAGGGCACGGCCAGGCCGGAACTGGTGCGGCGCCTGGCCCGGCGCCACGGCATGACGCTGCCCCCCGAACGCTTCGGGCCCGACGGCGAATTCGTCTGGCGCGACTTCCCCGATTTCCTCGAGCTCTACGACATCGCCGCCGCCGTCATCCGTACGCCGGACGACTACCGCGAGGTGACGCGGGACTACCTCGTGCGCTCGGCCGCCGAGGGGGCCATCTACGTCGAGCTGATGTCGTCCCCCGACCACGCGGCGCAAAACGGCATGAGCTACAGCGACCATCTCGAGGGTATCGCCGCGGGTATCGAGGAGGCCCGCGCCGAATGCGGCATCGAGGGCCGCATCATCGTCACCTGCGTGCGCCATTTCGGTCCCGAACGCGGCCTGGAGATCGCCGGCCAGGTGGTGGCCGAGCCCCACCCCCTGGTGGTCGGCTTCGGCATGGGCGGCGATGAGGCGGCCTATCCGGCCGGCGCCTTCGCCGGGGTCTTCGGCCACGTCGCCGCGGCCGGTCTCGCCTGCACCGTCCACGCCGGCGAATGGGCCGGCCCGGAAAGCGTGCGCCAGGCCATCGAGACGCTGCCCGTGAAGCGGCTCGGCCACGGCGTCCGGGCCAGCGAAGACCCCGCCCTGGTGGCCGAGATCGCCGAGCGTGGCCTGGTGCTCGAGATCTGCCCCGGCAGCAACCTGGCGACCGGAATGTATGCCTCGCCCGAGGCCCACCCCTTTCCCGAACTCCTTCGGGCCGGCCTCGCCGTGACTCTCAATTCCGACGACCCGCCCTACTTCGCCACCTCCATCGGCCGCGAATACGATTTCGCCGCCCGCCACTTCGGCCTCGACGACGAGGCGCTACGCGCCCTCACCCGCACCGCCCTCGAGGCCGCCTTCGTCGACCATGCCATCAAGGCGGCGCTGCTCGGAAAAGCGTCCGCGTCCCCTTAA